One window of the Acaryochloris sp. CCMEE 5410 genome contains the following:
- a CDS encoding sulfotransferase, which yields MNENILSSQRNTTVKPIQWSNVLSWATETAKQDRHSYKAHPRSLSIQRLKAMWTPNLHQPLFIIGSPRSGTTFLGACIAELPEISYHFEPVASKAAARYVHAGEWELSKAKSFYRAVYAWLMRLHFDADLRFAEKTPRNCFLINFLYQIFPDAQFIHIIRDGRDAALSHSQKPWLQAASAQSGKRESSGYRHGPYARFWVEPERKDEFESTSDIHRCIWAWRRHTESILAQAQHLPKSQYYELRYEAFVTRPHEEADRLLNYLNIVQLSSRERLQKAFARVNSQSVGRWKDALTPEQVKQIEQEAGQMLQTLGYL from the coding sequence ATGAATGAAAATATCTTAAGTTCTCAAAGAAACACAACTGTCAAACCGATCCAATGGTCTAACGTCTTGAGCTGGGCGACTGAAACTGCGAAACAAGATCGGCACTCGTATAAAGCTCACCCAAGATCCCTCTCTATCCAACGATTAAAGGCGATGTGGACGCCTAACTTGCACCAACCCCTATTTATTATTGGTTCTCCTCGTTCAGGCACAACGTTTTTGGGAGCTTGTATTGCTGAACTACCAGAGATTTCATATCATTTCGAGCCGGTAGCATCCAAAGCTGCAGCTCGGTATGTCCATGCCGGAGAGTGGGAATTAAGCAAAGCTAAGAGCTTTTATCGAGCGGTGTATGCCTGGTTGATGCGACTTCATTTTGATGCAGATTTACGTTTCGCGGAGAAAACCCCCCGCAATTGCTTTCTAATCAACTTCTTATATCAGATTTTCCCTGATGCTCAATTTATCCATATTATTCGAGATGGGAGAGATGCGGCCCTCTCCCATAGTCAGAAACCCTGGTTACAGGCCGCTTCTGCCCAGTCCGGCAAGAGAGAGTCAAGCGGCTATCGCCACGGACCCTATGCCCGTTTCTGGGTTGAACCTGAAAGAAAAGATGAATTTGAATCTACCAGTGACATACACCGCTGCATTTGGGCCTGGAGACGCCATACTGAAAGCATTTTGGCACAAGCCCAGCACTTACCCAAAAGTCAATATTATGAACTTCGTTATGAAGCTTTCGTCACTCGTCCCCATGAAGAGGCTGATCGTTTGCTGAACTATCTGAATATTGTTCAGCTTAGCTCCCGAGAACGTCTACAAAAGGCTTTTGCTCGTGTTAATTCTCAGTCAGTGGGGAGATGGAAAGATGCATTGACTCCCGAACAGGTTAAACAGATAGAACAGGAGGCAGGTCAAATGCTTCAAACATTGGGGTATCTGTAG
- a CDS encoding sulfotransferase — protein MKDIQKVSETIQDPIFLVGCPRSGTTLLQQMLDAHPDVAIAPETFFIRNFWLQQEKYGDLAEDHHYHQLVEDIVSLPEFQEMALDPEVYRAAAWYSSRSYPLLLRLLLEQFAQKRDVTIVGEKTPNHLLYISILQQFFPSARFVHIVRDPRAVVASWQTVPWTTGTLAGDAAVWRRYMSAAREYPAALKPSLYSLHYEALIENPETTLKALCQFLQIQFEPAMLAFHLRPTHTVNAKREPWKINAKKQLCQTSLRRWQSTLSNSMIAEIEAVVWPEMMHFGYSPITNRVVLATTKVSQIVQSKFQRAISRLKSPTLGLLR, from the coding sequence ATGAAAGACATACAAAAAGTATCTGAAACCATTCAGGATCCAATTTTCTTAGTGGGCTGTCCCCGATCAGGTACAACCCTCCTTCAGCAAATGTTGGATGCCCATCCCGATGTTGCGATCGCACCCGAAACATTTTTTATCCGAAACTTTTGGCTGCAGCAAGAAAAATACGGCGACTTAGCAGAAGACCATCATTACCATCAGCTCGTAGAAGACATTGTTTCGTTGCCAGAATTTCAGGAAATGGCATTAGATCCAGAGGTATACCGAGCAGCTGCCTGGTATTCTTCGCGAAGTTACCCTTTGCTTTTACGCCTCCTCTTGGAGCAATTTGCCCAGAAAAGGGACGTAACTATCGTTGGGGAAAAGACCCCCAACCATTTGCTGTATATATCCATACTCCAGCAATTTTTCCCTAGTGCCCGCTTTGTCCATATTGTTCGGGACCCCCGAGCTGTTGTTGCATCCTGGCAAACTGTTCCATGGACAACAGGAACCCTAGCAGGTGATGCAGCAGTATGGCGACGTTATATGTCAGCGGCAAGAGAATACCCGGCTGCGTTAAAGCCCTCATTATATTCACTGCATTACGAAGCCCTCATTGAGAATCCGGAAACTACCTTAAAAGCCCTTTGTCAATTTCTCCAGATTCAGTTCGAACCTGCCATGCTGGCATTTCACCTACGACCGACTCATACGGTTAATGCGAAGCGTGAACCTTGGAAAATCAATGCGAAAAAGCAACTCTGCCAAACCTCCTTGAGACGCTGGCAATCTACATTATCCAACTCGATGATTGCTGAAATTGAGGCGGTGGTTTGGCCAGAAATGATGCATTTTGGTTATAGCCCGATCACAAACCGTGTAGTCCTCGCCACTACAAAAGTTTCTCAGATCGTGCAAAGTAAGTTTCAAAGGGCGATATCACGCTTAAAATCTCCAACCCTTGGGCTATTGAGATGA
- a CDS encoding glycosyltransferase, which produces MNLGVSIIICCFNSAQELPQTLQKLALQQFSSVVPWEVIVIDNASTDATAEVAQSLWPKSTSAPLRIIYEPNLGLINARYRALAEAKYEILSFVDDDNWVCSNWVQTVSEVMSQHPEIGACGSHNIPVFDGEKPWWFDLSSRSYAVGKQGPEQGGDITESRGRLIGAGLTIRKCAWQQLVDKGFNSLLVGCQGKALNRGEDTELTFALTLAGWRLWYEPRLTLQHHLQAERLQWSYLRRLRRNGGKATIGFDPYRFAFEERGSEHHISFWWNVTQKSEHKVERQIWYFQAVSVLKELLRTPIKLFTSFLCPMEGNLDALKIETKIGRLIELLNSRTAYDMNIQSVKNASWRRKQPEQHMLLKQ; this is translated from the coding sequence ATGAACCTAGGCGTCAGTATTATTATTTGCTGTTTTAACAGTGCTCAGGAGCTGCCCCAGACACTTCAGAAGCTAGCATTGCAGCAATTCTCCTCAGTTGTGCCCTGGGAAGTGATAGTTATTGATAATGCTTCAACGGATGCAACAGCAGAAGTTGCCCAATCCCTCTGGCCGAAATCTACTTCAGCACCGTTAAGGATTATCTATGAGCCAAATTTAGGTCTAATCAATGCCAGATATAGAGCGTTAGCAGAAGCTAAATATGAAATTCTTAGTTTTGTCGATGACGATAACTGGGTTTGTTCAAATTGGGTACAGACCGTTTCAGAGGTAATGTCTCAACATCCTGAGATTGGTGCCTGTGGTAGCCATAATATTCCGGTATTTGATGGAGAAAAACCTTGGTGGTTTGACCTAAGTTCGAGGAGTTATGCAGTGGGCAAACAAGGACCTGAACAAGGAGGCGATATTACTGAGTCAAGAGGGAGGTTAATTGGAGCAGGACTAACGATTCGAAAGTGCGCATGGCAACAACTTGTTGATAAAGGATTCAACTCTTTACTAGTTGGTTGCCAGGGAAAAGCTTTGAATCGAGGAGAAGATACAGAACTAACATTTGCACTTACGCTAGCTGGTTGGCGGTTATGGTATGAGCCCCGACTAACTCTTCAGCATCACCTACAAGCAGAACGTCTGCAGTGGTCATACTTACGCCGTTTGCGTAGAAATGGAGGAAAAGCAACTATTGGCTTTGATCCTTACCGATTTGCGTTTGAAGAACGGGGGAGTGAACATCATATTTCTTTCTGGTGGAATGTCACTCAGAAATCTGAACACAAGGTTGAGCGGCAAATCTGGTATTTTCAGGCCGTTTCAGTCCTGAAAGAGTTACTTCGGACACCAATAAAATTGTTTACCTCTTTTTTATGTCCAATGGAAGGAAACTTAGATGCCTTAAAAATTGAGACAAAGATTGGCCGATTAATAGAGCTATTAAATAGTCGAACGGCATACGATATGAATATTCAATCTGTCAAAAATGCTTCATGGAGGAGGAAGCAGCCGGAGCAACATATGCTATTAAAGCAATGA
- a CDS encoding glycosyltransferase family 4 protein, translating to MHFPTSIENESKQCQVANGAIGERSDLKMTIYFAPQYLSINPYQKQLASSLEDLGARVEGVNGMTVFLPKAIKSKNLNVVHLHWLHQYYRAPEFKKFPIFKVLRFPFAVLTLIKFLSGLIFLKAVGIKIVWTAHNLKSHEALFPLLDYVCRLIVVYLSDAVIAHGPAAKAAIARRYQLKKLEKIRIVPHGNYIQSYDNSVAQPEARQVLGIENTSLVFLFLGLVRPYKGVGELIEVFNQIEHPDKTLIIAGKTLNDSFSQEIKAKAETQTNIKFIPGFVPDEEIQTYMNASDAVVFPYRDVLTSGAMILAMSFGKPCIAPSIGCVQEILDPAGAFLYDPGQTNGLLKAMEQTTCKKNDLRSMGAHNRCLAKHWDWTAIAQQTLEIYLQISGA from the coding sequence ATGCATTTCCCTACATCTATAGAGAACGAATCGAAGCAGTGTCAGGTTGCCAATGGAGCCATTGGCGAGAGATCTGATCTGAAAATGACTATTTACTTTGCCCCCCAGTATCTATCCATTAATCCCTATCAAAAACAGTTGGCTAGCTCCCTAGAAGATCTGGGGGCTCGAGTTGAGGGGGTAAATGGGATGACGGTATTTTTGCCCAAGGCAATCAAATCTAAGAACCTTAACGTTGTCCATTTGCATTGGTTACATCAATACTATCGAGCCCCAGAGTTCAAGAAATTTCCTATCTTCAAGGTTTTAAGATTCCCGTTTGCAGTATTGACCCTTATAAAATTTCTGTCAGGCTTAATTTTTTTGAAGGCTGTGGGCATCAAAATTGTCTGGACTGCCCATAATCTTAAGAGCCATGAGGCTTTATTTCCTCTTCTAGACTACGTTTGCAGACTGATTGTTGTGTATTTATCGGATGCTGTAATTGCTCACGGCCCTGCTGCTAAGGCTGCGATTGCCAGACGATATCAACTCAAGAAATTAGAGAAAATACGAATAGTCCCCCATGGAAATTACATTCAGTCCTACGACAACTCAGTCGCTCAGCCTGAAGCCCGTCAAGTTTTAGGCATCGAAAATACAAGCCTTGTCTTTCTCTTTTTGGGCTTAGTCAGACCCTACAAAGGAGTAGGGGAATTAATTGAAGTTTTTAATCAGATAGAGCACCCTGATAAAACCCTCATCATTGCTGGAAAAACCTTAAACGATTCTTTCTCTCAAGAGATCAAAGCCAAAGCAGAAACCCAAACTAACATCAAGTTTATTCCTGGCTTTGTCCCAGATGAGGAAATTCAAACGTATATGAATGCCAGTGATGCGGTCGTTTTTCCTTATCGTGATGTCTTAACATCAGGGGCAATGATCTTGGCGATGTCTTTTGGTAAGCCTTGTATTGCTCCAAGCATTGGTTGTGTCCAAGAGATCTTAGATCCTGCTGGCGCTTTCTTATACGATCCTGGTCAAACGAATGGTTTGTTGAAGGCAATGGAGCAAACCACTTGCAAAAAAAACGACTTGCGATCTATGGGAGCGCATAATCGCTGCTTGGCAAAACACTGGGACTGGACGGCTATTGCGCAACAAACCCTGGAAATATATTTACAGATATCAGGTGCTTAA
- a CDS encoding glycosyltransferase family 2 protein, translated as MSNTVTRPAINIATPETLPFVSVIIPVFNDSERLFHCLQALENQTYSGNTYEVIVVDNASDDEVSGVVDPFPHASMILEPQRGSYAARNTGIAIAKGNILAFTDADCIPAPDWIEKGVQSLHNTPNCGLVAGRIEFSYQNPQQPNAIELCDSVLYLQQDLYLKHAKFGATANVFTYKAVFDNVGLFDQTLKSGGDYEWGQRVFKAGYPQVYSAEAYVHHPARHSFAQLYKKILRTTRGPYDLSQSSTYTLKKFIKDIARDVFPPFKTFARARVDTVHQKLQLWFVLTFIKHLTALERVKAQLKFG; from the coding sequence ATGTCTAACACTGTTACCCGTCCAGCTATCAATATCGCAACACCAGAAACCCTTCCATTTGTTTCAGTCATTATCCCTGTGTTCAATGATTCAGAGCGGCTGTTTCACTGTTTGCAAGCATTAGAAAATCAGACTTATTCTGGCAATACCTATGAAGTAATCGTGGTTGACAATGCTTCCGATGATGAAGTCAGTGGAGTGGTAGACCCGTTTCCCCATGCTTCAATGATCTTGGAGCCCCAGCGGGGATCCTATGCCGCCCGCAATACGGGGATTGCGATCGCAAAAGGAAACATCCTAGCATTCACAGATGCAGACTGTATCCCTGCCCCTGACTGGATTGAAAAAGGGGTTCAGAGCTTACACAATACTCCCAACTGTGGTCTAGTGGCTGGCAGAATTGAATTCAGCTATCAAAATCCACAACAGCCAAACGCCATTGAACTCTGTGATAGCGTGCTGTATTTACAGCAAGATTTGTATTTAAAGCATGCCAAGTTTGGTGCTACTGCCAATGTTTTTACTTATAAAGCCGTTTTTGACAACGTCGGTTTGTTTGATCAAACCCTGAAATCGGGTGGGGACTATGAATGGGGACAACGGGTTTTTAAGGCAGGGTATCCCCAAGTTTATTCAGCAGAGGCTTATGTCCATCACCCAGCTCGACATTCCTTTGCACAGCTTTACAAGAAAATCCTCCGAACAACCCGAGGTCCCTATGACTTGAGCCAGTCTAGTACCTACACCTTAAAAAAATTCATCAAAGATATTGCCAGAGATGTCTTCCCCCCTTTCAAGACCTTTGCTCGGGCGCGGGTAGATACCGTCCACCAGAAACTGCAGTTATGGTTTGTTTTGACCTTTATCAAGCATTTAACGGCGTTAGAAAGGGTGAAGGCACAACTCAAATTTGGCTAG
- a CDS encoding glycosyltransferase: MKLGYLHIGSPEHGVCRYGRLLAAEARRWPTLSVIEAEIELTLDPQQNRAAIIKAASRLLSVDIVHLQYSIKNNKGLWGRGWSQLTHLRLFRQYCTQPLVVTLHDVYDIPPSPSKMLAYVSRVLRRCSPKLMAKSTPHQSHPQAKGLSFGSLIDFIRQYRWLVQGEILRIPDDISLYWLLRQVRLVFVSSEEERRRLSHDEIGSITVIPHFVEQRSPTHSKTETQQALNLHGFQVITLLGFIHERKGHQLLVKALSHLPEQVIVVFAGGASPGNEHFVQNLLALAEADGVAHRLRITGFLSEVNLERYLVATDLAVCPFQSFAASGSLSTWISVARPLLAFDLPQIAEYNRIAPDAFKTFQPYTPEALASEIKHLLSTGITATDVAVDRLRQRLLLPVTFNQHFVHYQQAVAAPNKTMIRPAQGITASY; encoded by the coding sequence ATGAAACTTGGATATTTGCATATTGGTTCTCCGGAACATGGGGTATGTCGCTATGGACGTTTACTAGCGGCAGAGGCGCGTAGATGGCCGACTCTTTCTGTTATAGAAGCTGAAATAGAGCTAACGTTAGACCCTCAGCAAAACCGAGCAGCAATTATCAAAGCTGCAAGTCGTCTCTTATCAGTGGATATTGTTCATCTGCAGTACAGCATAAAAAACAACAAAGGCTTGTGGGGACGAGGTTGGAGCCAGCTGACTCATCTTCGACTTTTTAGACAGTACTGTACTCAACCCCTCGTCGTCACGCTTCATGATGTGTATGACATCCCCCCTAGCCCAAGCAAAATGCTTGCTTATGTCTCCCGTGTTCTGCGCCGGTGCTCACCCAAGCTTATGGCTAAGAGCACTCCCCATCAATCTCACCCTCAGGCAAAGGGACTTTCCTTCGGGAGTTTGATTGACTTCATTCGACAATACCGCTGGCTTGTACAGGGAGAGATACTTAGAATCCCCGATGACATCTCTTTGTATTGGCTATTGCGCCAGGTCAGATTAGTCTTTGTCTCCTCTGAGGAAGAGAGAAGGCGATTGAGCCACGATGAGATAGGTTCAATTACAGTGATTCCCCACTTTGTTGAACAACGATCGCCGACTCATTCCAAGACAGAAACTCAGCAGGCATTAAACCTACATGGCTTTCAGGTGATTACCCTTCTCGGGTTTATTCATGAACGTAAAGGGCATCAGTTATTGGTTAAAGCACTTTCCCATCTCCCAGAACAAGTCATCGTGGTTTTTGCTGGAGGCGCGAGTCCTGGTAATGAACATTTTGTCCAAAACCTCCTAGCCCTAGCAGAAGCAGATGGCGTTGCCCATCGCTTACGCATCACAGGTTTTTTATCTGAAGTTAATTTAGAACGCTATCTGGTGGCTACAGATTTAGCTGTTTGCCCCTTTCAATCCTTTGCTGCTTCCGGATCACTCTCAACTTGGATCTCTGTTGCTCGACCGCTATTAGCGTTTGATCTTCCACAAATTGCGGAATATAACCGAATTGCACCAGACGCGTTTAAAACATTTCAACCCTACACCCCAGAAGCGTTAGCTAGCGAGATTAAGCACTTATTATCCACAGGGATAACAGCAACAGATGTAGCTGTCGATCGCCTCAGGCAAAGACTGTTATTGCCAGTCACGTTTAATCAACATTTCGTTCATTATCAACAAGCTGTAGCTGCCCCTAACAAGACGATGATTCGTCCTGCCCAGGGCATTACAGCTAGTTATTAA